One segment of Panicum virgatum strain AP13 chromosome 3K, P.virgatum_v5, whole genome shotgun sequence DNA contains the following:
- the LOC120699168 gene encoding quinone oxidoreductase-like protein 2 homolog isoform X3 codes for MEALVVRRLGDPTVAPGEESSPFAGVFGGHPVPELSSPTAVRVRVAATSLNFATFLQVQGKYQERPPLPFVPGSDYAGVIDAVGPGVRGLHPGDRVCSFAGLGSFADFIVAEEKQLFLVPDGCDLVAAGALPVAFGTSHLALVHRAQLKAGQVLLVLGAAGGVGVSAVQIGKVCGAVVIAVARGIEKLQYLKSIGADHVIDSSKDNVVGSAKSFLKARGLKGADVLYDPVGGKLTQDSLKLLNWGAHILVIGFASGDVPVIRANIALVKNWTIHGLYWGSYLTHEPRVLIDSLNELLLWLSKGLITVQISHRYRLAEAQPAG; via the exons ATGGAGGCGCTCGTGGTGCGGCGGCTTGGTGACCCCACGGTGGCCCCCGGCGAGGAGTCCTCCCCTTTCGCCGGCGTCTTCGGGGGCCACCCGGTGCCGGAGCTCTCATCGCCGACGGCCGTCCGGGTGCGCGTCGCGGCGACCAGCCTCAACTTCGCCACGTTCCTCCAAGTGCAGGGCAAGTACCAGGAGCGGCCTCCGCTGCCGTTCGTGCCCGGCTCCGACTACGCCGGCGTCATCGACGCTGTCGGGCCTGGGGTCCGAGGCCTACACCCCGGCGACCGCGTCTGCTCCTTCGCAGGTCTCGGGTCCTTCGCCGACTTCATCGTCGCCGAGGAGAAGCAGCT ATTTTTAGTGCCTGATGGATGCGATCTGGTCGCTGCTGGGGCTTTACCTGTTGCATTTGGCACATCACATTTGGCCCTTGTTCATAGAGCTCAGCTGAAGGCCGGCCAG GTGCTACTTGTTCTtggtgctgctggtggtgtCGGGGTATCTGCTGTGCAAATAGGAAAAGTTTGTGGTGCTGTCGTTATTGCTGTTGCTAG GGGGATTGAGAAATTGCAATATCTCAAGTCCATAGGAGCTGATCATGTAATTGACTCAAGCAAGGATAATGTTGTAGGAAGTGCCAAGTCCTTCTTAAAGGCTAGAGGCCTGAAAGGTGCTGATGTTTTATATGATCCTGTTGGGGGGAAGCTTACTCAAGATAGCCTGAAACTTCTCAATTGGGGTGCGCACATTCTGGTCATTGGATTTGCCAGTGGTGATGTACCAGTTATTCGAGCGAATATTGCTCTTGTTAAG AACTGGACAATTCATGGTCTGTACTGGGGAAGCTACTTAACTCATGAGCCACGAGTGCTTATTGACTCCCTCAATGAACTCTTGTTATGGCTCTCAAAGGGTCTGATAACAGTTCAAATTTCACACCGCTACAGGCTTGCTGAG GCCCAACCAGCCGGCTAA
- the LOC120699168 gene encoding quinone oxidoreductase-like protein 2 homolog isoform X1: MEALVVRRLGDPTVAPGEESSPFAGVFGGHPVPELSSPTAVRVRVAATSLNFATFLQVQGKYQERPPLPFVPGSDYAGVIDAVGPGVRGLHPGDRVCSFAGLGSFADFIVAEEKQLFLVPDGCDLVAAGALPVAFGTSHLALVHRAQLKAGQVLLVLGAAGGVGVSAVQIGKVCGAVVIAVARGIEKLQYLKSIGADHVIDSSKDNVVGSAKSFLKARGLKGADVLYDPVGGKLTQDSLKLLNWGAHILVIGFASGDVPVIRANIALVKNWTIHGLYWGSYLTHEPRVLIDSLNELLLWLSKGLITVQISHRYRLAEAHLAFAALRDRKAVGKVMIVMGSSAKSRL, encoded by the exons ATGGAGGCGCTCGTGGTGCGGCGGCTTGGTGACCCCACGGTGGCCCCCGGCGAGGAGTCCTCCCCTTTCGCCGGCGTCTTCGGGGGCCACCCGGTGCCGGAGCTCTCATCGCCGACGGCCGTCCGGGTGCGCGTCGCGGCGACCAGCCTCAACTTCGCCACGTTCCTCCAAGTGCAGGGCAAGTACCAGGAGCGGCCTCCGCTGCCGTTCGTGCCCGGCTCCGACTACGCCGGCGTCATCGACGCTGTCGGGCCTGGGGTCCGAGGCCTACACCCCGGCGACCGCGTCTGCTCCTTCGCAGGTCTCGGGTCCTTCGCCGACTTCATCGTCGCCGAGGAGAAGCAGCT ATTTTTAGTGCCTGATGGATGCGATCTGGTCGCTGCTGGGGCTTTACCTGTTGCATTTGGCACATCACATTTGGCCCTTGTTCATAGAGCTCAGCTGAAGGCCGGCCAG GTGCTACTTGTTCTtggtgctgctggtggtgtCGGGGTATCTGCTGTGCAAATAGGAAAAGTTTGTGGTGCTGTCGTTATTGCTGTTGCTAG GGGGATTGAGAAATTGCAATATCTCAAGTCCATAGGAGCTGATCATGTAATTGACTCAAGCAAGGATAATGTTGTAGGAAGTGCCAAGTCCTTCTTAAAGGCTAGAGGCCTGAAAGGTGCTGATGTTTTATATGATCCTGTTGGGGGGAAGCTTACTCAAGATAGCCTGAAACTTCTCAATTGGGGTGCGCACATTCTGGTCATTGGATTTGCCAGTGGTGATGTACCAGTTATTCGAGCGAATATTGCTCTTGTTAAG AACTGGACAATTCATGGTCTGTACTGGGGAAGCTACTTAACTCATGAGCCACGAGTGCTTATTGACTCCCTCAATGAACTCTTGTTATGGCTCTCAAAGGGTCTGATAACAGTTCAAATTTCACACCGCTACAGGCTTGCTGAG GCCCATCTCGCTTTTGCTGCCCTAAGAGATAGGAAGGCAGTTGGCAAGGTCATGATTGTAATGGGCTCGTCAGCAAAATCAAGGCTCTGA
- the LOC120699168 gene encoding quinone oxidoreductase-like protein 2 homolog isoform X4 translates to MEALVVRRLGDPTVAPGEESSPFAGVFGGHPVPELSSPTAVRVRVAATSLNFATFLQVQGKYQERPPLPFVPGSDYAGVIDAVGPGVRGLHPGDRVCSFAGLGSFADFIVAEEKQLFLVPDGCDLVAAGALPVAFGTSHLALVHRAQLKAGQVLLVLGAAGGVGVSAVQIGKVCGAVVIAVARGIEKLQYLKSIGADHVIDSSKDNVVGSAKSFLKARGLKGADVLYDPVGGKLTQDSLKLLNWGAHILVIGFASGDVPVIRANIALVKNWTIHGLYWGSYLTHEPRVLIDSLNELLLWLSKGLITVQISHRYRLAEERL, encoded by the exons ATGGAGGCGCTCGTGGTGCGGCGGCTTGGTGACCCCACGGTGGCCCCCGGCGAGGAGTCCTCCCCTTTCGCCGGCGTCTTCGGGGGCCACCCGGTGCCGGAGCTCTCATCGCCGACGGCCGTCCGGGTGCGCGTCGCGGCGACCAGCCTCAACTTCGCCACGTTCCTCCAAGTGCAGGGCAAGTACCAGGAGCGGCCTCCGCTGCCGTTCGTGCCCGGCTCCGACTACGCCGGCGTCATCGACGCTGTCGGGCCTGGGGTCCGAGGCCTACACCCCGGCGACCGCGTCTGCTCCTTCGCAGGTCTCGGGTCCTTCGCCGACTTCATCGTCGCCGAGGAGAAGCAGCT ATTTTTAGTGCCTGATGGATGCGATCTGGTCGCTGCTGGGGCTTTACCTGTTGCATTTGGCACATCACATTTGGCCCTTGTTCATAGAGCTCAGCTGAAGGCCGGCCAG GTGCTACTTGTTCTtggtgctgctggtggtgtCGGGGTATCTGCTGTGCAAATAGGAAAAGTTTGTGGTGCTGTCGTTATTGCTGTTGCTAG GGGGATTGAGAAATTGCAATATCTCAAGTCCATAGGAGCTGATCATGTAATTGACTCAAGCAAGGATAATGTTGTAGGAAGTGCCAAGTCCTTCTTAAAGGCTAGAGGCCTGAAAGGTGCTGATGTTTTATATGATCCTGTTGGGGGGAAGCTTACTCAAGATAGCCTGAAACTTCTCAATTGGGGTGCGCACATTCTGGTCATTGGATTTGCCAGTGGTGATGTACCAGTTATTCGAGCGAATATTGCTCTTGTTAAG AACTGGACAATTCATGGTCTGTACTGGGGAAGCTACTTAACTCATGAGCCACGAGTGCTTATTGACTCCCTCAATGAACTCTTGTTATGGCTCTCAAAGGGTCTGATAACAGTTCAAATTTCACACCGCTACAGGCTTGCTGAG GAACGTCTGTAA
- the LOC120699168 gene encoding quinone oxidoreductase-like protein 2 homolog isoform X2: protein MEALVVRRLGDPTVAPGEESSPFAGVFGGHPVPELSSPTAVRVRVAATSLNFATFLQVQGKYQERPPLPFVPGSDYAGVIDAVGPGVRGLHPGDRVCSFAGLGSFADFIVAEEKQLFLVPDGCDLVAAGALPVAFGTSHLALVHRAQLKAGQVLLVLGAAGGVGVSAVQIGKVCGAVVIAVARGIEKLQYLKSIGADHVIDSSKDNVVGSAKSFLKARGLKGADVLYDPVGGKLTQDSLKLLNWGAHILVIGFASGDVPVIRANIALVKNWTIHGLYWGSYLTHEPRVLIDSLNELLLWLSKGLITVQISHRYRLAEPAKQYC from the exons ATGGAGGCGCTCGTGGTGCGGCGGCTTGGTGACCCCACGGTGGCCCCCGGCGAGGAGTCCTCCCCTTTCGCCGGCGTCTTCGGGGGCCACCCGGTGCCGGAGCTCTCATCGCCGACGGCCGTCCGGGTGCGCGTCGCGGCGACCAGCCTCAACTTCGCCACGTTCCTCCAAGTGCAGGGCAAGTACCAGGAGCGGCCTCCGCTGCCGTTCGTGCCCGGCTCCGACTACGCCGGCGTCATCGACGCTGTCGGGCCTGGGGTCCGAGGCCTACACCCCGGCGACCGCGTCTGCTCCTTCGCAGGTCTCGGGTCCTTCGCCGACTTCATCGTCGCCGAGGAGAAGCAGCT ATTTTTAGTGCCTGATGGATGCGATCTGGTCGCTGCTGGGGCTTTACCTGTTGCATTTGGCACATCACATTTGGCCCTTGTTCATAGAGCTCAGCTGAAGGCCGGCCAG GTGCTACTTGTTCTtggtgctgctggtggtgtCGGGGTATCTGCTGTGCAAATAGGAAAAGTTTGTGGTGCTGTCGTTATTGCTGTTGCTAG GGGGATTGAGAAATTGCAATATCTCAAGTCCATAGGAGCTGATCATGTAATTGACTCAAGCAAGGATAATGTTGTAGGAAGTGCCAAGTCCTTCTTAAAGGCTAGAGGCCTGAAAGGTGCTGATGTTTTATATGATCCTGTTGGGGGGAAGCTTACTCAAGATAGCCTGAAACTTCTCAATTGGGGTGCGCACATTCTGGTCATTGGATTTGCCAGTGGTGATGTACCAGTTATTCGAGCGAATATTGCTCTTGTTAAG AACTGGACAATTCATGGTCTGTACTGGGGAAGCTACTTAACTCATGAGCCACGAGTGCTTATTGACTCCCTCAATGAACTCTTGTTATGGCTCTCAAAGGGTCTGATAACAGTTCAAATTTCACACCGCTACAGGCTTGCTGAG CCGGCTAAACAATATTGCTAA